One part of the Arabidopsis thaliana chromosome 1 sequence genome encodes these proteins:
- a CDS encoding RmlC-like cupins superfamily protein (RmlC-like cupins superfamily protein; FUNCTIONS IN: copper ion binding, zinc ion binding, nutrient reservoir activity; INVOLVED IN: biological_process unknown; LOCATED IN: cellular_component unknown; EXPRESSED IN: 26 plant structures; EXPRESSED DURING: 14 growth stages; CONTAINS InterPro DOMAIN/s: Cupin, RmlC-type (InterPro:IPR011051), Cupin 1 (InterPro:IPR006045), RmlC-like jelly roll fold (InterPro:IPR014710), 11-S seed storage protein, plant (InterPro:IPR006044); BEST Arabidopsis thaliana protein match is: RmlC-like cupins superfamily protein (TAIR:AT2G28680.1); Has 920 Blast hits to 832 proteins in 102 species: Archae - 0; Bacteria - 2; Metazoa - 3; Fungi - 0; Plants - 914; Viruses - 0; Other Eukaryotes - 1 (source: NCBI BLink).) — MELDLTPKLPKKVYGGDGGSYSAWCPEELPMLKQGNIGAAKLALEKNGFAVPRYSDSSKVAYVLQGSGTAGIVLPEKEEKVIAIKQGDSIALPFGVVTWWFNNEDPELVILFLGETHKGHKAGQFTEFYLTGTNGIFTGFSTEFVGRAWDLDENTVKKLVGSQTGNGIVKLDAGFKMPQPKEENRAGFVLNCLEAPLDVDIKDGGRVVVLNTKNLPLVGEVGFGADLVRIDAHSMCSPGFSCDSALQVTYIVGGSGRVQVVGGDGKRVLETHIKAGSLFIVPRFFVVSKIADADGMSWFSIVTTPDPIFTHLAGNTSVWKSLSPEVLQAAFKVAPEVEKSFRSTRTSSAIFFPPSN; from the exons ATGGAGTTGGATCTTACACCTAAGTTGCCCAAGAAGGTTTACGGAGGAGATGGTGGATCTTACTCTGCCTGGTGCCCAGAGGAGTTGCCGATGCTCAAACAGGGTAACATTGGAGCCGCTAAGCTTGCTCTTGAGAAGAATGGCTTCGCTGTCCCTCGTTACTCTGATTCCTCTAAGGTCGCTTATGTTCTTCAAG GATCTGGAACTGCTGGAATTGTTCTCCcagagaaggaggagaaggtGATCGCAATCAAGCAAGGTGATTCGATTGCTCTTCCCTTTGGTGTGGTCACATGGTGGTTCAACAACGAGGATCCTGAGCTTGTTATCCTCTTCCTTGGTGAAACCCACAAGGGTCACAAAGCAGGGCAGTTCACTGAGTTCTATCTTACTGGCACAAACGGTATCTTCACTGGTTTCTCCACTGAGTTTGTTGGCAGAGCCTGGGACCTTGATGAGAACACCGTGAAGAAACTTGTTGGTTCTCAAACCGGTAATGGCATTGTGAAGCTTGATGCGGGCTTTAAGATGCCACAGCCCAAGGAGGAGAACCGTGCTGGGTTTGTCTTGAACTGTTTGGAGGCTCCTCTTGATGTAGACATCAAGGATGGAGGCAGGGTCGTTGTCTTGAACACCAAGAACCTTCCTTTGGTTGGAGAGGTTGGCTTTGGAGCTGATCTTGTTCGGATCGATGCACACTCCATGTGTTCGCCTGGTTTCTCTTGTGACTCTGCTCTTCAGGTGACTTACATTGTGGGTGGAAGTGGAAGAGTCCAGGTGGTTGGTGGTGATGGGAAAAGAGTTCTTGAGACCCATATCAAAGCTGGTTCTCTCTTCATTGTTCCAAGGTTCTTTGTGGTTTCTAAGATTGCTGATGCTGATGGCATGTCTTGGTTCTCCATTGTCACCACTCCTGA TCCGATCTTCACACATTTGGCCGGGAATACATCGGTGTGGAAGTCTTTGTCCCCTGAGGTTTTGCAGGCAGCGTTTAAGGTGGCTCCGGAGGTGGAGAAGTCCTTCCGATCCACGAGGACTTCATCAGCCATTTTCTTCCCTCCTTCCaactga